Genomic segment of Populus nigra chromosome 6, ddPopNigr1.1, whole genome shotgun sequence:
TTTCTGAAATTAATCTAGTTCTTTACTATGAGTTATTATGAcacatgaatttttttgaaactgGGATTTCTTTTTTAGACAAACTATGGAGACATTGAGTTTGGATTCTTTCCTTCTGTGGCTCCTCAAACTGTAGATCATATTTTCAAGCTTGTTCGACTTGGATGCTACAACACCAATCACTTCTTTCGGGTACTCTCCAATCTTTTCTTAAAATGAGTTTAATGGATACTAAGATTATGTCTGGTGACTGGACGGGACTTGATGGAATTGGACAACACGAAATTTTGACATGATCCGagataaaattacattttgtaCTGTCCCGTGTGCTTACCAAACACCAATAGAGCTGTTATGGCTCTACATTTTGTCCATTTTCATGTACCGAGTGCTACTTAGAAGAAGTTAGTTGTGTTTTAGTGGACAAGTACATGAAATATGAAGCTGAAAATATGGCAGGTTGATAAAGGGTTTGTTGCTCAAGTAGCAGATGTGGTTGGTGGACGATCGGCTCCGATGAATGAAGAGCAAATAAAGGAAGCTAAGAAGACTGTTGTTGGTGAATTCAGTGATGTCAAACATGTTAGGGGAATTCTTTCTATGGGCAggttatcttcttcatttttttttttttgagatttattGCTTATTTCTATCCTATACTGTCCAAATTATTTTGTCGAAGGGGTTAATTGAGACATGGATGTAGTTTTGATATAGTCAAGATGCTTTGTTCGCTATGATTTTTAGTTCTTCGAGTTGTTTTACATTTTCTGCATGTAAGCTTGTTGAGAGCCAAGTCTAACAGCTTGCAGGTTATAAAGTGAACCCTAAGAATAACTTAGAATCTTTATAACGCTGTGTAAAAAGAACTTGGGGGACACAACGCGATGAAAATGATCTCAACTGCTGTTGATATAGAAATGTCTTTTTCTACTGGAGTGAGAAGGGGGTATTTAGACAAAGGAAAAGATGATTTCCCAAAATGAGACTCAAAGGAAAGGCCACAAAGGCTTTTAAGTTTTAAGCATTTGGGTGAAAGAAGTGGTTGGAGATGTTTTAAGATTCACCATTATCAGAAGATATATTGAGAGAACCAAATTGCAGATTAATTTAGCTCATCACTGAAACGATTACCTCATGGGAAACAAATAGGTTTGGATTGTGTTCTTTTACCCATCTAATTGCTGGATAGAGAGTTGAATGTTTCTTAAATGCCCTAAATTCGATTAACCAAACCTTTCATGTTAGCAAAAGCCAACATCATGGTGGGTCCTTTTGAAGATTCAAATCTCAAAAGAGTACTTTTTGTAGGGTTTACATCAGGGCATTGGTACACATACTTGAGGAGTATATTCATGTTTGAAATTGGATATTAACAATGATAGTTTTGGAACTCATATTGACACTTTTAGGGCTAGTGTATTTGGTTAATACTGTTTCAGATATTGCCCAAGGTAAATATGTAACATTTGACTGCATTCTTGAACACCAAGTGCTTTGTTATTGTCAGTGGGACTGAGATATGTTGTCTGTTGATGACAGAAGACGCTTCCCAGGAGTAGAccaatttcatcttttcaaactaaaaataagaGAATGCTGGACAAGATTGCTGTTATAGTATTTTCACCGTCACTAGGAATTGCAGAAGTTATTTTGGATagtcaaatattagaaaaatttgCGCAATTATTCATTTTAGGATATTCTGCAACCTGGGATGTGTTTATGTTCTAAAGTTATTCCATTTTTACTTTGGACCAGCACTTTTCTAGTGCCCTCCCCGGTAATATCCAAATGTAATGTGCTAATATGATGCTGCCTCTTACTTTGTTGTAGATTTGAAGATCCAAACAGTGCACAATCCTCATTCTCAATGCTTCTTGGAAATGCCCCTCATCTAGATGGTCAAGTATGTTAGTTAAACATGCCAAACATAATTATTCCAGAACATCACTTTGACCTGAAACTGCCATCTTGATTTCTTTTCAGTATGCAATATTTGGCAAAGTTACCAAAGGTGATGACACACTGACTAAGCTTGAGCAACTCCCTACTCGTAAGGAGGGAATTTTTGTGATGGTAAAGTATTGATAAGCTTTCAGCTCTACCTTAGTAGGATGATGCGAAAAGTAGAAATTGGAtttcaattatttcttaaagatgaatatttatttcTGTAAAGTAAGTATAGCATAAGAGTTTATGGTTCAGCCCTTGCATCCTATGTAATCATGAAAAATTTTCTGCATTTACAAATTCATCCAATCTCTGCAATCACCAAAATTGTCAGCATTCACTTAGAAACACACACAGCCATATGCATGCTTATGTTGTTGTGTAGCTGTGACTTGTCATATGCTAGATAACTTGGAAGCAAAGCAAAATATGAATGCCAAGAAGACAGAAGAGTGGAAGGTTTTCAAATCAAGGCTATATTTGTCCACTCATTCAAGTATATGGAAATCTAAAACTGGTTCAGTTGGATTTGAAAACCAACATGTATTGGACTATTCCGTGGAGGAAACTTCTTGGTCTGGAGCATGTTTAAACCATGTACACCCAAAACTGATTCTGGATTATCTGGCGTTCAACATATTCTGGGATGATTTTAATGGGGTCAGTTGTGAGTTCTATTCCACACTAATGCAGTGATGAGGAGTGAATCTGGATACCTGTGCCTGACTGCAATATTCCTTGCCAAGAAATCTATTATTTGCATTGTTGTATGTGGCCTTTTTTTTCACCCAGCGGATATATCTATGCCAATAATTGGTTTAGGTCAACATTCTTTGCTTgcttttgattatattttttcactTGGACTATTATCTGAGCAGCCACTGCTTCCTCGGCACCTGGCTAAATactcttttttctcctttttttttccagcctACTGAACGCATCACAATCCTGTCATCATATTATTATGGTACGCATTAATCGATTATTTGTTCTAAGTTTGTTTCTGACATCTTTTAggaattttctcttttcatttgtTGTAATCTATAATGGATATCAACTGCTAACCAGTggttattttttagggtttccaATTTTTTCTGTTAAATGGCATGTGGACTCATTTGCTAAACATGTTTTCAATACTACAAATGTTTATTGACAAATGCAAGTCCTTGAGCTCATCTATATTCTGATCAATTAATGTGCAAATATATTTTCTGggcaatatttatttttttcttggtacaGTGACTTCTGTGTCTGTCTTGTGTTCAGTGTGAACCTGTATGCTAGTTATCTTTCTGTTTCTGGCATTTCATCGCATTGCTTAATAAATCAAGCGGTATGTTcttaaagtaataaaattaagGGATGATGTATATGACTTCTTTGCTTGTGAGGCTTCAACATTTACTGATGACCAAGCATATTTGCTCTAGTCATTAAGAACCTACACAGGCCATGTCTAGGAGTGTCCTATCAGAAATCATTCTACTTAGTTCATCCAATGCTTTTGATGtatttcatcaaagaaaaagaaggtttCTTATGTGTGATCTTTTCCCAAGAACTTACCTAATTTGGTTTTTGCAAAACTATCAGATTGTAGACAATTCCAAAGTGCTGATTGTGGGTTTCGTGCCCAAATTATCCAATTGCACATGACAATCTTTGTCTGTAAAAGAAGTTAGTTTGCAATGGTGATAGACCATTTGTTTTAACTATGTTGTTATATATCATGACTTGTACTGAATATGGATGCACTGGATGAAAGAAATGGCCCTTTTCATGACCTGCTGAATATCTTTGTAGGAATTAGTCACGACATGATATATAATTGGAATGAGCAGTAACAGGTTTCTAGAAAAGCTTCGTTGCACTATCTTGAACTGACATTTGTTCTTGGactaaacaatgaaaaataaaggacTTCTGCTTGAATTTCTTTGGAGCTATTTGTGGTGAACTATAAAagcttaaaagaaaaagaaaaaaaaacaattcagttTTTACAATTCTTTCACTGATGTTATTTTCTTATAGATACCGAGATGGAGAGTTGCGAAGAGGAGAGGTCAGTCTTGATACGAAGACTCTCTGCATCAGCTGTTGAAATTGAGAAACAGGTAAATTTGGAATTTGGTGAACATAGATTAGAGTTAATGTGGTGTGGCATGATGCTGAACAAACTCCTACTCATCCTTTTTCTTATGTGCAGAGAATGAAATGCTTCCCATGACTTGGTCAACAAGAAATGACATGATTCGTGTAAGTTATCTGGCTCAATGTTGCTTGTATAGATTAAAAAGGactgcctgcctgcctgcctgcctgtATGGAGAAACAACTTTGCAAGAGCGAGTGTTGTAACTGGTCATGAAACAAATTCATATGGGCATTAAGAGGCATGAGCCCCTGTCATGGAGGTGTCTAAAACAGGATAAATTGGAAGAGATCCGTTTTCTACAAACTAGATTGTGTAGAACCAAGTGTTTAATTTGTCTGAACTAGTCTGTATCACGCTGCAGCCTATTATCGAATATTTTGGTTTATGTTGCAGTGGAGATGCATTGAAGCAGACGCTGAATTTACCACTTGTGCGAATATGTGGACGCTTCGGTCTAGCCTGACCAAATCAAAGTCCAGAATAATACAAGACGTTGAGAATCCAACTCAGTCGCCATAAGGGTTAGCATTTTACGAAATGTCAACACAAGGCATGGGAAATATAGTACTGTGCTTTTTCACCTTAGACTACATTTGTCCTTTTTACTGCAGCCGTCAATCGGGTTATTTGTCCTAGACGCATGgttgtgataaaattaaaaatattattttaatgtattcttttaaaaaaatattttttttaaaaaataaactacacTTTTTTTCTCTCGTGTTTCCCTTTCAAAGTATCATGTGGGCTCTCTCTTTGAAATTTGCCTAGTTTAATTTAATGGCCAAAAAGTTAAAACACAGCACACATCCCAAGGCTCGAACTCGGGATGCCCTCGTGCCTCAGTTATCAAACGGCTCCCGCACTCATTTGGTCTCACTTCTGAGCTTCGAAAATAATTTTCTGGTCCATCTAGCCCATATAATGTACAATAACCCCTCAGAGCCTGCTAACCCATCTAGCCCATGAGGAAATTTCTGCTCCTGGCATGCatgaatttgattagttttcGAGTATAAGCAAGGGACATGGGCCATATTAACAAGAGTGATTTCTGATTCTATATTATTAGGCGCAGACAAAAATTGTCAAGGAAATTCAGTTTATGAACCTTGGAATCATTTGATTGGCTCGTGCATTGAATTTGCTTCATCTTATATATAGTATAAGCTTAGTTTTCCTACTGTGCTATGCTGCTGCTGGTTGGATTAAAgattttttcaacataaaaaacatcCAAGTTgctgaatgtttttttaatattatcattatacTCTGTTCGgcgaatcaaatttaaaactccTGACTTGAGTTCTTATCaagtttgagtttttaattaaatcacatCGGAGTTGTTTTAATGTGGAACTAATTAACTTGATGGatttcaagacaaaaaaaataatataaaaacaaagaccAAATGCCcaaatttaaaagcaatttGGATGGTTATTAGAAgagatttgaattaaaaaaaagcttgtgttttttaaaCATTGAGATGATGGTGTATTGGATCGATTTTGGTCAATCAAGTTAACTCGCAAAACACGTGACATGAGTTGTGGATTCTAATGaatttagtaatatttttttaaaattatatgataacaaaatgaagaccaatttaaaatcaactcaatattaaacaatcaattagagaaaaaataaaaaattcatcaaaaacccAATGATTaaggtttttatataaaaaaaataggtaagGTCATGTGCGCGGGCCTAAGTGACCCGGTGTATCAagaccttaaaaaaaaagccttcaCCATCGAACTCCTCTTGTTGATACCAAAtgtgataatttttgttgttggtATCATGACaactaaccattttttttttcacggttttcTAAAAACGTTCTCTTTCCTCTCTCCAACttaaagactaaaaaataaacaaaatgaacttttggatcaaaataaaGATTATCATGAATTTGAGGTGAGCCATGTATTTTCTTcgtattttaatttatagctaattttatataattatagcATAAAAGatgcaattgaaagaaaaaaagtttgaaaattaaagaaaaacattggGCAGAAGGTTCACTgttcatataatttaatatatttatttgagactatgataacctcatataaagaaaactaaaacaatttataaagacaaaatcaaaattaatcaaatgttaaaggataagatttagaaaataagaacaaaaatgaaaggaaaaaaagaaggggaaatgctaaaaaagagaaaggaggCTACCTTTGTCACTATTCACTTGAACAATGAAAGAGATAGGTCTTTTATATGTATTAGGTAATACTAATTAGTTAGCCTGTGCTTCCCTGTgggtcagataaaaaaaattcaacttaagAAAATGAATATAAAGGCATTTTCATTGtgtttgacattaaaaaaacttatcattGTAAATCAAAAGGTTGATGCATGCGTTCATagaataaattgagaattatttgcgcctataaatacaaaaaaaaggttgttaATGATAACCAcatactaaattgaaaaattgatatataaatgtagatcaagatatatGATTTTACAATACGAGTAAAGAGCCtgattgtatttaataactttgttttttaaaactaattaatttttaatcaaacaataataaaaatagaaatacacATGAAAGCAATTGAATtagattcaagaaaaaaaaatgtagggttgcacaaaaaaaacaactagtaatattaaaaaaatgcacaatcttatttaaaaaccaagtaaaattaaatgatatttaattaaaaaaacatcacagatatttttttaatttgtttattttaattaatgtcaattaaaatttaatactcGCTATATCGAGCATCCccacatatatttaattaacctATTTTAACTTACTTTAATTTGAatcaaggattaaaaaaataaaattaaaaaatggccAAGTCTAAATGGAAAATTGTAAAACGCACTGGAATTGCTTCTCGAATGGGTCATCTAGTTGTTGGTGTAGCCTTTTGATCTGAGTGGTTTTGACCATTTTCTAAATATACTACACATTTATCTATTAAGGTATTGTTAGCATGTTTGATACCATGAATTCGAATACATTTCTAAGATCATGAAGGTCAAATCAGGGCAAGAGACCACACTTGTTCTTTATTAGCAGTTCTAAAATGACAGATTATCTCAAGTCAACTATTAATGACATTTTTCTCAATTCATGCAATGAAATCTGTAATGAACATATAATAGATAATTATGGTGGCTtgttgattgataatttttaaatttgccAGTCATTTTTGCCATCTCACCAACATTAATCAATCTAGTAAGCAATGTATCAGGTAATAAAAGTGCATTTACTTTTTGCATCATGATTTATGTCAAGCATTTGATATAGATAACACGATTATAATGGTAGAAAATTATATTGTAAggacatatattttatttgatttttcccCTTAGGTATAATAAActatgagatgattttttttatgtgatagaGCACTTTgtatatcaatttattaaataaaaaaaagatcagcATTGTTTCTAAATATAGACTATGTCATGCTTTGGCTTAGAATGGTCAGTATCACCACAATAATTGTTATAACAAAGGacaataaactatatatataaaaaagatttgctAGGAAATTATGTCATGAACCTTGAACATCACCCTAGAGCCAACAAAAACAACCTAATGTAGTAAAGGCTATTTAATGATGCATTATGTCTATAACCTAAGGTTTTTGCATACCAAACTTGACTAACAACTCATGAAGTTGTCCTTTTCATGGATTGAAATTGTGgaaaaaatgattattggatcAATAACATAATgacttaatttttgaaattttaattgatagatTCAACAACTATAGTGgttaatcattaaaattttactaaTGTTCATTTAAATGCAGTCatgcaatcaaaataaaagtaaaaaacacaataaaatattcatttttctttttacaatttttGAGTTGGCTAACCATTTTCAGTTTTGCATTTGTCTATCATGGATTTGCCTCTATAGTCATATTTTGTAAcatagtttttatatgttttataggCTAATATCTTCCAATTTATTCTTGATTCGATAGAGCTAGATCTTTTTCCATGTGAAGCATATCTAGTCCAACAAGTTCATTCCTTATTGATGGGTCTACAACAACCTATGGAATTCATATTCTTCAGTCAAAAGTTATTAAATACTCAGTTATGCAACAACAACATTAGCCTCCAAATGAAATAAGTTTTTATCAAAGCAAAAAGAGATCTTTACTTAAATGCTTACCTAACACCATgttataagttttttctttgatggtTTCGATGTTGCAACCTAATTTGCATTATTCAAACCATCAATCTTTTATATACCAAACCTTTCTCCTTGCAACTCAATCTGGGagaaacatgattaaaaaaagactaaagGTCATGTAAATATCAAAATGtggcatatttttttatgaatattgatCCAAACTGCATCTCTTTATGTTGCTTCccaccatgaaaaaataatgcaCTTAATGACCATCTAGTATTAATCTTTTACATCAAATGACCActcttactttttaaaatttgaaggaTTGAGACCTTTATATTTATACAGGTTTAGAATTTTATGCTTTGTAAAACACCTTTTATGTCACCTAATCTCTTAGGGAAGTAAGACAAATCAATAGGAAAACATgcaaattaacaaagaaaaaaaatcacaaaacataatCTTCAAGtgacaaatacaaaacatagaCAAAATAGGCAAcatgtttttgtcaaaaaaatgaatgaaaaaggCAATATTGGTTATTTGACAAACCTGAATAGATAACTAATTAAAAGCAGTATAGAAAATCCCAAGAGGCTATAAGTTGAACGAAACAAACAAAATTTGGTTGTTACAACacgtaaaaaacaaaatgaggaTGAGAAATTGAACTCAAATAACTATTTGAATCCATAATGGAATTTGAATAAACCAATCACAGGAATAGATCAAAACACCATTTTGGTAAAATTTAAGGAactttaattatcattaattcCTACTCCGACAACAagcgaaaaaagaaaaagaaaaacaacaatgataaaaaaCTCCTCCTTTAAAAACACCTCTTAAAAAATGCATTCCAAAGTAACTTGTCAAATCGTGCAAGGTTTAGCCCCACCTAAAAAACCTATCTAAATAATCccaatggaaaaagaaaaacaacaaaagacaAACAACGAACATATAAAGCCTTATTCTATAaaccaaaaggataaaaaaaatacaagacatGCAACAAACAGAGaccacatacaaaaaaaaaaaaacaaaataacacgTACAAGAGTAATAAAAGTGACATCAATTAATATGTAtgtcaaagaataaaaaacaagaaaaaacccaAACATAAAAGCAGTTTAACCAAGGTTGAATCGAGAAAGAACAATAACTAAGGGGTGCATCAAACAAAGAATGGAAAAAGACAAAATAACAATGAACCACATCATCATTTCACAAGCATCATCAAACATCAACCATGAAAGATCTCATGCAATGAAAgaagaacaaacaaaaaacctgtaaaataactaaaagtcCTAAACAACCATAAACAATATACAAATAACAATGTTGTAAActaaagagaaaaggaaggaaCAACCTTGACTAAATGAGTCCATAAACACATCCAAACAAATTGGATAAATATAAGCTCGCTAAACTCCCATGATAAAGAT
This window contains:
- the LOC133695866 gene encoding peptidyl-prolyl cis-trans isomerase CYP23, with protein sequence MKIPWWVVSLAYVALVAASSSQDPRLSSARVVFQTNYGDIEFGFFPSVAPQTVDHIFKLVRLGCYNTNHFFRVDKGFVAQVADVVGGRSAPMNEEQIKEAKKTVVGEFSDVKHVRGILSMGRFEDPNSAQSSFSMLLGNAPHLDGQYAIFGKVTKGDDTLTKLEQLPTRKEGIFVMPTERITILSSYYYDTEMESCEEERSVLIRRLSASAVEIEKQRMKCFP